One Orcinus orca chromosome 7, mOrcOrc1.1, whole genome shotgun sequence genomic window carries:
- the LOC101276781 gene encoding LOW QUALITY PROTEIN: protein enabled homolog (The sequence of the model RefSeq protein was modified relative to this genomic sequence to represent the inferred CDS: inserted 1 base in 1 codon; substituted 2 bases at 2 genomic stop codons), whose translation MVYDDANKKWVPAGGSTGFSRVHIYHHTGNYTFRGVGRKIQDHQVVINCAIPKGLKYNQATQTFHQWRDARQVYGLNFGSKDDANVFTSAMMHALEVLNSQETGPTLPRQNSQLPAQVQNGPSQEESEIQRRQQQEHQQQKELERERLKRERMERERLERERLERERLKRERLEQEQLERERQERERQNRLERERXERERLERLDWERQEREWQEQLEREQLECKRERRIVLPSPSAAAPASVETPLNSVLGASSSEPGLQAVSQLAETPAQQGIVLGTPEPPLPPALPPGPAQASAALPPPPGPPPLRPLLSSGPPPLLPPPPLPNQVPPSPSSPPAAPLPASGFFLGSMSVDNHPSTGLAAAIAGAKLRKVSRLEDASFPSGGNTTGVNLASSKTDRDRGNGPLPLGGSGLMEGMSTLLARRRRIAVKGSTIETXQKEDKXENSEPVTSKASSTSTPEPTRKPWERTNTMNGSKSVVPDRAKSVPLSQPSANGVQMEGLDYDRLKQDILDEMRKELTKLKEELIDAIRQELSKSNTA comes from the exons ATGGTCTATGATGATGCCAATAAAAAGTGGGTGCCAGCTGGTGGTTCAACCGGGTTCAGCAGAGTTCATATATATCATCATACAGGAAACTACACATTCAGAGGGGTGGGCAGGAAGATTCAGGACCATCAGGTAGTGATAAATTGTGCCATTCCTAAAGGGTTGAAGTACAATCAAGCTACACAGACCTTCCATCAATGGCGGGATGCTAGACAGGTGTATGGTCTCAACTTTGGCAGCAAAGACGATGCCAATGTCTTCACAAGTGCCATGATGCATGCCTTAGAAGTGTTGAATTCACAGGAAACAGGGCCAACATTGCCTAGACAAAATTCACAACTACCTGCCCAAGTTCAGAATGGCCCATCACAAGAAGAATCGGAAATTCAAAGAAGGCAACAACAAGAACATCAACAACAAAAGGAGCTGGAGCGGGAAAGgctgaagagagaaagaatggaaagGGAGAGATTGGAGAGGGAGAGGTTAGAAAGGGAAAGGCTGAAGAGGGAGCGACTAGAACAGGagcagctggagagagagagacaagaaagGGAACGTCAGAATCGCCTGGAGCGGGAGAGATAAGAGCGGGAGAGGCTGGAGAGGCTGGACTGGGAAAGGCAAGAAAGAGAGTGGCAAGAGCAGCTAGAAAGGGAGCAACTGGAATGCAAGCGAGAGCGAAGAAT tgttctcccttctccctctgcaGCTGCCCCTGCCTCTGTGGAGACTCCTCTAAACTCTGTGCTGGGAGCCTCTTCTTCTGAGCCAGGCTTGCAGGCAGTCTCTCAGCTGGCCGAGACTCCAGCCCAACAGGGCATTGTCTTGGGAACACCTGAACCTCCACTCCCTCCTGCACTCCCACCAGGTCCTGCCCAGGCATCAGCAgcgctccctcctcccccagggcctcCTCCACTCCGTCCACTTCTGTCCTCAGGGCCCCCGCCTCTGCTTCCTCCACCGCCTCTTCCTAATCAAGTACCCCCTTCTCCCTCATCACCTCCTGCTGCTCCCCTCCCTGCATCTGGATTTTTTTTGGGATCCATGTCTGTAGACAATCACCCTTCAACTGGACTTGCAGCTGCAATTGCTGGAGCAAAACTTAGGAAAGTGTCACGGTTGGAGGATGCCTCTTTCCCAAGTGGAGGGAACACCACTGGTGTGAATTTGGCCTCATCTAAAACAGATAGGGATCGTGGAAATGGACCCCTTCCTTTAGGGGGTAGTGGTTTAATGGAAGGAATGAGTACCCTGCTGGCCAGGAGGAGAAGAATTGCTGTAAAGGGATCAACAATAGAAACCTAACAGAAAGAggaca atgaaaattcagagcCTGTAACTTCTAAGGCTTCTTCAACAAGTACACCTGAACCGACAAGAAAACCTTGGGAAAGAACAAATACAATGAATGGCAGCAAGTCTGTTGTTCCAG ACAGAGCAAAATCTGTGCCCTTGTCACAGCCCAGTGCCAATGGAGTCCAGATGGAGGGACTAGACTATGACAGGCTGAAGCAGGACATTTTagatgaaatgagaaaagaattaacTAAGCTAAAAGAAGAGCTCATTGATGCAATCAGGCAGGAACTGAGCAAGTCAAATACTGCATAG